The proteins below come from a single Denticeps clupeoides chromosome 15, fDenClu1.1, whole genome shotgun sequence genomic window:
- the rad51ap1 gene encoding RAD51-associated protein 1 isoform X1, which translates to MERPSRNKRTVNYSDFLDDDDEDFADAKTPPVKKARPREPEVKRSSKAEGQEGPPPAPGREERASLEDLEAALALSLLQAPETRDEAVKIPDDPSAQAERLMRLTNCSVDASLHGLDRITPEQTGSGRKKRSGNDGRDEEYEPRDGSEPESDADSDFTDEESEDEGFTAKKGQKKAARVTARTVKRCRNERKPTKASKARARSAGPPAGSSPVTQPRTVPRTTPTTPPVSSSPAGSRVPKWNPPGQVGRSPSASPGVSVKSPGQGLRLGLSRLARVKPLHPNGAAHHPPHPFPNAVI; encoded by the exons ATGGAGCGACCGTCGAG aaacaagAGGACCGTTAATTATTCGGACTTCCTCGACGACGACG ACGAGGATTTCGCTGATGCCAAGACGCCTCCGGTCAAGAAGGCCCGGCCGAGAGAACCGGAGGTGAAAAGGAGCAGCAAGGCCGAGGGCCAGGAAGGGCCACCGCCGGCTCCAGGCCGCGAGGAGAG GGCGTCCCTGGAGGATTTGGAGGCGGCGCTCGCGCTCTCTTTGCTCCAGGCTCCAGAGACACGCGATGAAG CAGTGAAAATCCCCGACGACCCCAGCGCCCAGGCTGAGCGGCTGATGCGGCTCACCAACTGCAGCGTGGACGCCAGTCTCCATG GTCTGGATAGGATCACGCCGGAGCAGACGGGTTCCGGGAGGAAGAAACGCAGCGGGAACGATGGCCGGGATGAAGAATACGAACCTCGAGACGGATCAG AGCCTGAGAGTGACGCGGACTCCGATTTCACTGACGAGGAGAGCGAAGATGAGGggttcactgcaaaaaaaggcCAGAAGAAGGCAGCGCGTGTGACTGCGAGAACAGTGAAGAGGTGCAGAAATGAACGGAAGCCCACGAAAGCCTCCAAAGCCAGAGCAAGAAGCGCAG GACCCCCAGCCGGCAGCAGTCCTGTCACCCAGCCAAGAACTGTCCCGAGGACTACTCCCACCACACCGCCTGTGTCTAGCAGTCCGGCCGGGAGCCGGGTACCAAAGTGGAATCCTCCAG GTCAGGTTGGAAGGAGCCCCAGTGCCTCTCCGGGCGTCTCAGTGAAGTCCCCTGGACAGGGCCTACGCCTGGGACTGTCGCGCCTGGCGAGGGTTAAGCCTCTGCACCCCAACGGAGCAGCTCATCACCCCCCACATCCTTTCCCAAATGCGGTGATATGA
- the rad51ap1 gene encoding RAD51-associated protein 1 isoform X2 — translation MERPSRNKRTVNYSDFLDDDDEDFADAKTPPVKKARPREPEVKRSSKAEGQEGPPPAPGREERASLEDLEAALALSLLQAPETRDEVKIPDDPSAQAERLMRLTNCSVDASLHGLDRITPEQTGSGRKKRSGNDGRDEEYEPRDGSEPESDADSDFTDEESEDEGFTAKKGQKKAARVTARTVKRCRNERKPTKASKARARSAGPPAGSSPVTQPRTVPRTTPTTPPVSSSPAGSRVPKWNPPGQVGRSPSASPGVSVKSPGQGLRLGLSRLARVKPLHPNGAAHHPPHPFPNAVI, via the exons ATGGAGCGACCGTCGAG aaacaagAGGACCGTTAATTATTCGGACTTCCTCGACGACGACG ACGAGGATTTCGCTGATGCCAAGACGCCTCCGGTCAAGAAGGCCCGGCCGAGAGAACCGGAGGTGAAAAGGAGCAGCAAGGCCGAGGGCCAGGAAGGGCCACCGCCGGCTCCAGGCCGCGAGGAGAG GGCGTCCCTGGAGGATTTGGAGGCGGCGCTCGCGCTCTCTTTGCTCCAGGCTCCAGAGACACGCGATGAAG TGAAAATCCCCGACGACCCCAGCGCCCAGGCTGAGCGGCTGATGCGGCTCACCAACTGCAGCGTGGACGCCAGTCTCCATG GTCTGGATAGGATCACGCCGGAGCAGACGGGTTCCGGGAGGAAGAAACGCAGCGGGAACGATGGCCGGGATGAAGAATACGAACCTCGAGACGGATCAG AGCCTGAGAGTGACGCGGACTCCGATTTCACTGACGAGGAGAGCGAAGATGAGGggttcactgcaaaaaaaggcCAGAAGAAGGCAGCGCGTGTGACTGCGAGAACAGTGAAGAGGTGCAGAAATGAACGGAAGCCCACGAAAGCCTCCAAAGCCAGAGCAAGAAGCGCAG GACCCCCAGCCGGCAGCAGTCCTGTCACCCAGCCAAGAACTGTCCCGAGGACTACTCCCACCACACCGCCTGTGTCTAGCAGTCCGGCCGGGAGCCGGGTACCAAAGTGGAATCCTCCAG GTCAGGTTGGAAGGAGCCCCAGTGCCTCTCCGGGCGTCTCAGTGAAGTCCCCTGGACAGGGCCTACGCCTGGGACTGTCGCGCCTGGCGAGGGTTAAGCCTCTGCACCCCAACGGAGCAGCTCATCACCCCCCACATCCTTTCCCAAATGCGGTGATATGA
- the LOC114764696 gene encoding probable polypeptide N-acetylgalactosaminyltransferase 8 isoform X2 produces the protein MRVSSCRVLAFSLPVAVVLVYALLANKATRFGAEELARDRQSLSMQNQELLLRLSKLEGEIDKLVRSVDEKVPQQKAAGVVPERTEKQGQARRLFPDSFLFQNWRASLSEQEQREAEALFQRFGYNVYLSDRLALDRALPDTRPAGCSRARYPAALPSLSVVLIYLTEALSVIQRAVTSVVNRTPPHLLRDIVLVDDHSDNEDLQDKLDDFIQSIHVNRPGLLKKVRHSQTLGLAQARLTGWKAATGDVVAILDAHIEVHVNWAEPLLARIKANRTVILTPVFDKVNFYDLELDNYMTSAHGFDWALWCTYESLPPDWYSHNQTLPAKSPSVMGIVVADRLFFGEIGALDGGMSVYGGENVELGIRVWLCGGSIEVVPCSKIAHIERAHKPYMPDLSVPMKRNALRVAEVWLDEYKHNVNMAWGLPLRDHGIDIGDVSERRKLRERLKCRPFRWYLENVYPQLDPLTTILGYGSLVNELQTDVCVDQGPVPGSTPILYVCHGQSSQVGFPPLSLCDKRAPAEATALPPSVPFSPLLSPRSSATTTRAARSTSGTSDLAGATATAAWWTPAPGACPGFTTASRETAEPPTGTGTSSRDAPYGTGTPAGVWRFPGRRTAATGWWCRSAEDRAGALQTSSGASEATSRRCSEGSVHFKDA, from the exons ATGAGGGTCAGCTCGTGCCGAGTGCTGGCCTTCAGCCTGCCGGTCGCGGTGGTCCTGGTCTACGCGCTGCTGGCCAACAAGGCCACGCGGTTCGGTGCGGAGGAGCTCGCCCGAGACCGCCAGAGCCTCTCCATGCAGAACCAGGAGCTTCTGCTGAGGCTCAGCAAGCTGGAGGGGGAAATCGACAAGCTCG TGCGCTCGGTGGACGAAAAGGTTCCTCAGCAAAAGGCGGCCGGAGTGGTTCCAGAGAGGACGGAGAAGCAGGGACAAGCGAGAAGGCTGTTCCCAGACTCGTTCCTCTTCCAGAACTGGAGGGCCAGCCTCTCGGAGCAGGAGCAGAGGGAGGCCGAGGCGCTCTTCCAGCGGTTCGGCTACAACGTGTACCTCAGCGACCGCCTGGCCCTGGACCGGGCCCTGCCCGACACCAGGCCCGCCGGCTGTTCGCGGGCGCGGTACCCCGCGGCCCTGCCCAGCCTCAGCGTGGTGCTCATCTACCTGACCGAGGCGCTGTCCGTCATCCAGCGCGCCGTCACCAGCGTGGTGAACCGGACGCCGCCTCACCTGCTGAGGGACATCGTCCTGGTGGACGACCACAGCGACAACG AGGATCTGCAAGACAAGCTGGACGACTTCATCCAGTCGATCCACGTGAACAGACCCGGCCTGCTGAAGAAGGTGAGACACTCCCAGACGCTGGGCCTGGCTCAGGCCCGGCTCACAGGGTGGAAGGCTGCCACTGGGGATGTGGTCGCCATATTGGATGCTCATATTGAGGTCCATGTGAACTG GGCGGAGCCACTTTTAGCTCGGATCAAGGCGAACAGAACGGTGATTTTGACGCCGGTGTTCGACAAAGTGAACTTCTACGACTTGGAACTGGACAACTACATGACCTCGGCTCACGGATTTGACTGGGCATTGTGGTGCACGTATGAGTCCTTGCCCCCTGACTGGTATTCTCACAACCAAACCCTCCCAGCAAA GAGCCCGTCTGTGATGGGAATTGTCGTGGCCGATCGGCTCTTCTTCGGCGAGATCGGCGCCCTGGATGGCGGGATGAGCGTGTACGGCGGGGAGAACGTGGAGCTGGGGATTCGC GTGTGGCTGTGCGGAGGCAGCATCGAGGTGGTTCCCTGCTCCAAAATCGCCCACATCGAGAGGGCGCACAAGCCCTACATGCCCGACCTCAGCGTCCCGATGAAGCGCAACGCGCTGCGGGTGGCCGAGGTGTGGCTGGACGAGTACAAGCACAACGTCAACATGGCGTGGGGTCTCCCACTGAGG GACCACGGCATCGACATCGGGGACGTTTCGGAGAGGAGGAAGCTGAGGGAGAGACTGAAGTGCAGGCCTTTCCGGTGGTACCTGGAGAACGTCTACCCACAGTTAGACCCTCTGACCACCATACTGGGCTATGGAAGC CTGGTGAACGAGCTCCAGACAGATGTCTGTGTCGATCAAGGCCCGGTCCCCGGAAGCACGCCGATCCTGTACGTCTGTCACGGCCAGAGCAGCCAGGTTGGGTTCCCGCCTCTTTCGCTTTGTGACAAAAGAGCGCCGGCCGAAGCCACAGCCCTGCCGCCTTCTGTCCCCTTCTCTCCCCTTCTGTCCCCCCGTAGCTCTGCTACTACCACTCGAGCGGCGAGATCCACGTCGGGTACCTCAGATCTCGCAGGAGCGACAGCAACCGCTGCCTGGTGGACCCCGGCACCGGGCGCCTGCCCCGGCTTCACGACTGCTTCCAGGGAGACCGCAGAGCCCCCAACCGGCACTGGGACTTCCAGCAG GGACGCGCCATACGGAACCGGGACACCGGCCGGTGTCTGGAGGTTTCCCGGGCGGCGGACGGCGGCCACCGGCTGGTGGTGCAGGAGTGCGGAGGACAGGGCTGGAGCATTGCAAACGTCGTCAGGAGCTTCTGAGGCAACTTCGCGGAGATGCTCGGAGGGGTCCGTTCATTTCAAAGACGCTTGA
- the LOC114764696 gene encoding probable polypeptide N-acetylgalactosaminyltransferase 8 isoform X3 — MRVSSCRVLAFSLPVAVVLVYALLANKATRFGAEELARDRQSLSMQNQELLLRLSKLEGEIDKLVRSVDEKVPQQKAAGVVPERTEKQGQARRLFPDSFLFQNWRASLSEQEQREAEALFQRFGYNVYLSDRLALDRALPDTRPAGCSRARYPAALPSLSVVLIYLTEALSVIQRAVTSVVNRTPPHLLRDIVLVDDHSDNEDLQDKLDDFIQSIHVNRPGLLKKVRHSQTLGLAQARLTGWKAATGDVVAILDAHIEVHVNWAEPLLARIKANRTVILTPVFDKVNFYDLELDNYMTSAHGFDWALWCTYESLPPDWYSHNQTLPAKSPSVMGIVVADRLFFGEIGALDGGMSVYGGENVELGIRVWLCGGSIEVVPCSKIAHIERAHKPYMPDLSVPMKRNALRVAEVWLDEYKHNVNMAWGLPLRDHGIDIGDVSERRKLRERLKCRPFRWYLENVYPQLDPLTTILGYGSLVNELQTDVCVDQGPVPGSTPILYVCHGQSSQLCYYHSSGEIHVGYLRSRRSDSNRCLVDPGTGRLPRLHDCFQGDRRAPNRHWDFQQGRAIRNRDTGRCLEVSRAADGGHRLVVQECGGQGWSIANVVRSF, encoded by the exons ATGAGGGTCAGCTCGTGCCGAGTGCTGGCCTTCAGCCTGCCGGTCGCGGTGGTCCTGGTCTACGCGCTGCTGGCCAACAAGGCCACGCGGTTCGGTGCGGAGGAGCTCGCCCGAGACCGCCAGAGCCTCTCCATGCAGAACCAGGAGCTTCTGCTGAGGCTCAGCAAGCTGGAGGGGGAAATCGACAAGCTCG TGCGCTCGGTGGACGAAAAGGTTCCTCAGCAAAAGGCGGCCGGAGTGGTTCCAGAGAGGACGGAGAAGCAGGGACAAGCGAGAAGGCTGTTCCCAGACTCGTTCCTCTTCCAGAACTGGAGGGCCAGCCTCTCGGAGCAGGAGCAGAGGGAGGCCGAGGCGCTCTTCCAGCGGTTCGGCTACAACGTGTACCTCAGCGACCGCCTGGCCCTGGACCGGGCCCTGCCCGACACCAGGCCCGCCGGCTGTTCGCGGGCGCGGTACCCCGCGGCCCTGCCCAGCCTCAGCGTGGTGCTCATCTACCTGACCGAGGCGCTGTCCGTCATCCAGCGCGCCGTCACCAGCGTGGTGAACCGGACGCCGCCTCACCTGCTGAGGGACATCGTCCTGGTGGACGACCACAGCGACAACG AGGATCTGCAAGACAAGCTGGACGACTTCATCCAGTCGATCCACGTGAACAGACCCGGCCTGCTGAAGAAGGTGAGACACTCCCAGACGCTGGGCCTGGCTCAGGCCCGGCTCACAGGGTGGAAGGCTGCCACTGGGGATGTGGTCGCCATATTGGATGCTCATATTGAGGTCCATGTGAACTG GGCGGAGCCACTTTTAGCTCGGATCAAGGCGAACAGAACGGTGATTTTGACGCCGGTGTTCGACAAAGTGAACTTCTACGACTTGGAACTGGACAACTACATGACCTCGGCTCACGGATTTGACTGGGCATTGTGGTGCACGTATGAGTCCTTGCCCCCTGACTGGTATTCTCACAACCAAACCCTCCCAGCAAA GAGCCCGTCTGTGATGGGAATTGTCGTGGCCGATCGGCTCTTCTTCGGCGAGATCGGCGCCCTGGATGGCGGGATGAGCGTGTACGGCGGGGAGAACGTGGAGCTGGGGATTCGC GTGTGGCTGTGCGGAGGCAGCATCGAGGTGGTTCCCTGCTCCAAAATCGCCCACATCGAGAGGGCGCACAAGCCCTACATGCCCGACCTCAGCGTCCCGATGAAGCGCAACGCGCTGCGGGTGGCCGAGGTGTGGCTGGACGAGTACAAGCACAACGTCAACATGGCGTGGGGTCTCCCACTGAGG GACCACGGCATCGACATCGGGGACGTTTCGGAGAGGAGGAAGCTGAGGGAGAGACTGAAGTGCAGGCCTTTCCGGTGGTACCTGGAGAACGTCTACCCACAGTTAGACCCTCTGACCACCATACTGGGCTATGGAAGC CTGGTGAACGAGCTCCAGACAGATGTCTGTGTCGATCAAGGCCCGGTCCCCGGAAGCACGCCGATCCTGTACGTCTGTCACGGCCAGAGCAGCCAG CTCTGCTACTACCACTCGAGCGGCGAGATCCACGTCGGGTACCTCAGATCTCGCAGGAGCGACAGCAACCGCTGCCTGGTGGACCCCGGCACCGGGCGCCTGCCCCGGCTTCACGACTGCTTCCAGGGAGACCGCAGAGCCCCCAACCGGCACTGGGACTTCCAGCAG GGACGCGCCATACGGAACCGGGACACCGGCCGGTGTCTGGAGGTTTCCCGGGCGGCGGACGGCGGCCACCGGCTGGTGGTGCAGGAGTGCGGAGGACAGGGCTGGAGCATTGCAAACGTCGTCAGGAGCTTCTGA
- the LOC114764696 gene encoding probable polypeptide N-acetylgalactosaminyltransferase 8 isoform X1 — protein MRVSSCRVLAFSLPVAVVLVYALLANKATRFGAEELARDRQSLSMQNQELLLRLSKLEGEIDKLVRSVDEKVPQQKAAGVVPERTEKQGQARRLFPDSFLFQNWRASLSEQEQREAEALFQRFGYNVYLSDRLALDRALPDTRPAGCSRARYPAALPSLSVVLIYLTEALSVIQRAVTSVVNRTPPHLLRDIVLVDDHSDNEDLQDKLDDFIQSIHVNRPGLLKKVRHSQTLGLAQARLTGWKAATGDVVAILDAHIEVHVNWAEPLLARIKANRTVILTPVFDKVNFYDLELDNYMTSAHGFDWALWCTYESLPPDWYSHNQTLPAKSPSVMGIVVADRLFFGEIGALDGGMSVYGGENVELGIRVWLCGGSIEVVPCSKIAHIERAHKPYMPDLSVPMKRNALRVAEVWLDEYKHNVNMAWGLPLRDHGIDIGDVSERRKLRERLKCRPFRWYLENVYPQLDPLTTILGYGSLVNELQTDVCVDQGPVPGSTPILYVCHGQSSQVGFPPLSLCDKRAPAEATALPPSVPFSPLLSPRSSATTTRAARSTSGTSDLAGATATAAWWTPAPGACPGFTTASRETAEPPTGTGTSSRDAPYGTGTPAGVWRFPGRRTAATGWWCRSAEDRAGALQTSSGASEATSRRCSEGPRSFSRGLRELNLQTMHRSPPPRPFTGF, from the exons ATGAGGGTCAGCTCGTGCCGAGTGCTGGCCTTCAGCCTGCCGGTCGCGGTGGTCCTGGTCTACGCGCTGCTGGCCAACAAGGCCACGCGGTTCGGTGCGGAGGAGCTCGCCCGAGACCGCCAGAGCCTCTCCATGCAGAACCAGGAGCTTCTGCTGAGGCTCAGCAAGCTGGAGGGGGAAATCGACAAGCTCG TGCGCTCGGTGGACGAAAAGGTTCCTCAGCAAAAGGCGGCCGGAGTGGTTCCAGAGAGGACGGAGAAGCAGGGACAAGCGAGAAGGCTGTTCCCAGACTCGTTCCTCTTCCAGAACTGGAGGGCCAGCCTCTCGGAGCAGGAGCAGAGGGAGGCCGAGGCGCTCTTCCAGCGGTTCGGCTACAACGTGTACCTCAGCGACCGCCTGGCCCTGGACCGGGCCCTGCCCGACACCAGGCCCGCCGGCTGTTCGCGGGCGCGGTACCCCGCGGCCCTGCCCAGCCTCAGCGTGGTGCTCATCTACCTGACCGAGGCGCTGTCCGTCATCCAGCGCGCCGTCACCAGCGTGGTGAACCGGACGCCGCCTCACCTGCTGAGGGACATCGTCCTGGTGGACGACCACAGCGACAACG AGGATCTGCAAGACAAGCTGGACGACTTCATCCAGTCGATCCACGTGAACAGACCCGGCCTGCTGAAGAAGGTGAGACACTCCCAGACGCTGGGCCTGGCTCAGGCCCGGCTCACAGGGTGGAAGGCTGCCACTGGGGATGTGGTCGCCATATTGGATGCTCATATTGAGGTCCATGTGAACTG GGCGGAGCCACTTTTAGCTCGGATCAAGGCGAACAGAACGGTGATTTTGACGCCGGTGTTCGACAAAGTGAACTTCTACGACTTGGAACTGGACAACTACATGACCTCGGCTCACGGATTTGACTGGGCATTGTGGTGCACGTATGAGTCCTTGCCCCCTGACTGGTATTCTCACAACCAAACCCTCCCAGCAAA GAGCCCGTCTGTGATGGGAATTGTCGTGGCCGATCGGCTCTTCTTCGGCGAGATCGGCGCCCTGGATGGCGGGATGAGCGTGTACGGCGGGGAGAACGTGGAGCTGGGGATTCGC GTGTGGCTGTGCGGAGGCAGCATCGAGGTGGTTCCCTGCTCCAAAATCGCCCACATCGAGAGGGCGCACAAGCCCTACATGCCCGACCTCAGCGTCCCGATGAAGCGCAACGCGCTGCGGGTGGCCGAGGTGTGGCTGGACGAGTACAAGCACAACGTCAACATGGCGTGGGGTCTCCCACTGAGG GACCACGGCATCGACATCGGGGACGTTTCGGAGAGGAGGAAGCTGAGGGAGAGACTGAAGTGCAGGCCTTTCCGGTGGTACCTGGAGAACGTCTACCCACAGTTAGACCCTCTGACCACCATACTGGGCTATGGAAGC CTGGTGAACGAGCTCCAGACAGATGTCTGTGTCGATCAAGGCCCGGTCCCCGGAAGCACGCCGATCCTGTACGTCTGTCACGGCCAGAGCAGCCAGGTTGGGTTCCCGCCTCTTTCGCTTTGTGACAAAAGAGCGCCGGCCGAAGCCACAGCCCTGCCGCCTTCTGTCCCCTTCTCTCCCCTTCTGTCCCCCCGTAGCTCTGCTACTACCACTCGAGCGGCGAGATCCACGTCGGGTACCTCAGATCTCGCAGGAGCGACAGCAACCGCTGCCTGGTGGACCCCGGCACCGGGCGCCTGCCCCGGCTTCACGACTGCTTCCAGGGAGACCGCAGAGCCCCCAACCGGCACTGGGACTTCCAGCAG GGACGCGCCATACGGAACCGGGACACCGGCCGGTGTCTGGAGGTTTCCCGGGCGGCGGACGGCGGCCACCGGCTGGTGGTGCAGGAGTGCGGAGGACAGGGCTGGAGCATTGCAAACGTCGTCAGGAGCTTCTGAGGCAACTTCGCGGAGATGCTCGGAGGG GCCGCGGTCCTTCAGCCGCGGGCTCAGGGAGCTGAACCTGCAAACGATGCACCGGTCACCTCCACCACGTCCCTTCACAGGGTTCTGA
- the ada2b gene encoding adenosine deaminase 2-A — protein MTALTMGAVAPGGRSSGLALVHFWLLVSLNPCAGAPDPGQREAMMRQEASQRTGGGLVLTPAELRLDALLHRLKRQEAGAAPFPPAMHFFRARPLIQRSPIFKLLQKMPKGGALHVHSSAMVSVDWLVKNVTYRPHCYVCFTWGGSVRFLFSAQRPFPRWDCFNWQLLASLRAAAADPAELDASLARNLSLFTENPEAAYPTQDAVWDRFDDAFLAISGLVTYAPVFRDYLYQGLEQFYADNVMYLEIRAGLSRTYELDGSTHDRTWSLKTCKDLSERFRAEHPDFLGMRIVLSAHRVLGVSAIKAAVMEAMELQEKFPDVVAGFDLVGREDEGRPLWFYREALALPARLGVTLPYFFHAGETDQEGTDVDINLLDALLFNTSRIGHGYALTRHPLAKDLSRKQGVAVEVCPISNQVLKLVTDMRNHPASVLLAEGHPMVISSDDPTLFGTAGLSYDFYEAFVGLGGLSADLGTLKELAMNSIRFSSLSPRLKDRGLEMWQKKWDEFVAKSGE, from the exons ATGACAGCACTGACGATGGGCGCGGTGGCCCCCGGCGGGCGGAGCTCGGGGCTGGCGCTGGTCCATTTCTGGTTGCTGGTGTCTCTGAACCCGTGCGCCGGCGCGCCCGACCCTGGCCAGAGGGAAGCCATGATGAGGCAGGAGGCGTCCCAGAGAACGGGGGGCGGGCTGGTCCTGACGCCGGCCGAGCTGCGGCTGGACGCCCTTCTGCACAGGCTGAAGCGGCAGGAGGCGGGCGCGGCACCGTTCCCGCCCGCCATGCACTTCTTCAGGGCGCGGCCACTCATTCAGAGAAGCCCCATCTTCAAGCTGCTGCAGAAGATGCCGAAAG GGGGCGCCCTGCACGTGCACAGCTCTGCCATGGTGAGCGTCGATTGGCTGGTGAAGAATGTGACGTACCGGCCGCACTGCTACGTCTGCTTCACGTGGGGGGGCTCGGTGCGCTTCCTGTTCTCCGCCCAGCGGCCGTTCCCGCGCTGGGACTGCTTCAACTGGCAGCTGCTGGCGAGCCTCCGGGCCGCCGCGGCCGACCCCGCCGAGCTCGACGCCAG TTTAGCGCGGAACCTCAGCCTGTTCACGGAGAACCCCGAGGCCGCGTACCCGACTCAGGACGCCGTCTGGGACCGCTTCGACGACGCCTTCCTCGCGATCTCAGGCCTGGTCACGTACGCGCCCGTGTTCAGAGACTACCTGTACCAGGGCCTGGAGCAGTTCTACGCCGACAACGTCATGTACCTGGAGATCAGGGCCGGCTTGTCCCGG ACGTACGAACTGGACGGAAGCACCCATGACCGGACTTGGTCCCTCAAAACCTGCAAAGACTTGAGCGAACGGTTCCGCGCCGAGCACCCCGACTTTTTAGGAATGAGAATCGTTTTATCGGCTCATAG AGTTCTCGGCGTGTCGGCAATAAAAGCAGCCGTCATGGAGGCCATGGAGCTCCAGGAGAAGTTCCCAGACGTCGTTGCCGGTTTTGACCTG GTGGGAAGAGAGGACGAAGGGCGCCCCCTCTGGTTCTACAGGGAGGCTCTGGCGCTGCCCGCGCGCCTCGGCGTCACTCTGCCCTACTTCTTCCACGCGGGCGAGACGG ACCAGGAGGGGACGGACGTGGACATTAACCTGCTGGACGCGTTGCTTTTCAACACCAGCCGAATTGGCCACGGCTACGCCCTCACACGCCACCCGCTGGCCAAGGACCTTTCCAGAAAGCAGGGAGTGGCTGTGGAGGTGTGTCCCATCTCCAACCAG GTCCTGAAGCTGGTCACAGACATGAGGAACCACCCGGCCTCTGTGCTCTTGGCCGAGGGACACCCGATGGTCATCAGCTCGGACGACCCTACCTTATTCGGGACAGCCGGGCTCTCTTACGACTTCTACGAGGCCTTTGTGGGTTTAGGCGGCCTAAGCGCCGACCTAGGGACCCTGAAGGAACTGGCGATGAACTCAATTAG GTTCAGCTCCCTGAGCCCGCGGCTGAAGGACCGCGGCCTGGAAATGTGGCAGAAGAAATGGGACGAGTTCGTCGCCAAAAGTGGAGAGTAG
- the atp6v1e1b gene encoding V-type proton ATPase subunit E 1 — translation MALSDADVQKQIKHMMAFIEQEANEKAEEIDAKAEEEFNIEKGRLVQTQRLKIMEYYEKKEKQIEQQKKIQMSNLMNQARLKVLKARDDMISELLNEARQRLANVAKDPSRYPALLDGLVLQGFFQLLEPRVTIRCRKQDLALVQASVQKNIPAYKAVAKNNLEVRVDQENFLSPEICGGIEIYNGDGKIKVSNTLESRLDLMAQQMMPEIRVALFGANQNRKFLD, via the exons ATCAAGCACATGATGGCTTTCATTGAACAGGAGGCCAATGAGAAAGCAGAAGAAATTGATGCAAAG GCAGAGGAGGAGTTCAACATCGAGAAAGGCCGCCTGGTGCAAACCCAGCGCTTGAAGATCATGGAGTATTACGAAAAGAAGGAGAAGCAGATCGAGCAGCAGAAGAAAAT CCAGATGTCAAATCTGATGAACCAGGCCAGACTGAAGGTGCTGAAAGCTCGCGATGACATGATTTCG gagTTGCTGAACGAAGCTCGCCAGCGCCTGGCTAACGTTGCCAAAGACCCCTCTAGGTACCCTGCACTGCTGGATGGGCTTGTTCTACAG GGTTTCTtccagctgctggagcccagAGTGACCATCCGATGCCGCAAGCAGGACCTGGCTTTGGTGCAG gcctcAGTTCAGAAGAACATTCCTGCCTACAAAGCAGTTGCTAAGAACAACTTGGAGGTCCGTGTGGATCAGGAGAACTTCCTCTCCCCAGAGAT CTGCGGTGGTATTGAAATCTACAATGGTGACGGGAAGATCAAGGTCTCCAACACCCTGGAGAGCAGGCTGGACCTCATGGCTCAGCAG ATGATGCCAGAGATCAGGGTGGCACTGTTCGGCGCCAACCAGAACCGGAAGTTCCTGGACTAG